The Streptomyces sp. NBC_00335 DNA window TACGGGTGTACACGAGCCCCGGGGGAGCCCGGAGGAACCCGCACGCGCCGGCAACCAGAGTTTGGCTGGTTTGTTGCTGAAACCTTGCCGGAGGGTGAATCAAGGGAGCCTTAAATCGCTCGTCACCATGGGTGGCGGGCGATTTTTGGTGTGGTCCCACGTCGCTGACGTGGGGTTCTGGGCCCGGACTGGTCTAGTCCTTCTTTGGTCCAAACCATTGACTCGGGGCCGGAGTGATCGCTATCACTATCCCCACCTGAAGTCTTGCCTTCCCCTCCCACTTCCCCGGAGGCAGTTCATGCACATCCGTAAATCCCTCATCGCGGCCGCCGCCACGGCCGCGCTGGCCGGCGGGACGCTGGCCGCCTTCGCGGGACTCACCACCGCCTCGGCCGCCGAGGCCGGGACCACCGCGACGGCCGGCAACGTCAAGATCGCCTACTACGACCAGTGGTCGGTGTACGGGAACGCCTTCTACCCCAAGCACCTCGACACCCGTGGCATAGCGGGCAAGTTGGACGTCATCAACTACTCGTTCGGCAACATCCACCCCACCAACCTCACCTGTTTCGAGGCGAACAAGGCGGCGGGCGACGACAACAACCCCAACGCCGGTGACGGTGCGGGCGACTCGTACGCCGACTACCAGAAGTCCTTCAGCGCGGCCGACAGCGTCAGCGGCGTCGCCGACAAGTGGGACCAGCCGATCGTCGGCGTGTTCAACCAGTTCAAGCAGCTCAAGGCGAAGTACCCGAACCTGAAGATCAACATCTCGCTCGGCGGCTGGACCTACTCGAAGTACTTCAGCGACGCGGCCAAGACCGACGCTTCCCGCAAGAAGCTCGTCTCCTCCTGCATCGACCAGTACATCAAGGGCAACCTGCCCGTCGAGGGCGGCTACGGCGGCGCGGGCAGCGCGGCCGGCATCTTCGACGGCATCGACATCGACTGGGAGTACCCGGGCTCGTCGGGCGGCCACCTCGGCAACCACTACGCCCCCGAGGACAAGCAGAACTTCACGCTCCTGCTCAAGGAGTTCCGCACCCAGCTCGACGCCCACGGCGCGGCCAACGGCGGCAAGAAGTACCTGCTGACCTCGGCCCTCCCGGCCGGCCAGGACAAGATCAAGTACATCGAGACGGACAAGATCGGCGCGTACCTCGACTACGCGAACATCATGACGTACGACATGCACGGCGCCTGGGACTCGGACGGTCCGACGTACCACCAGTCCCCGCTGCTGCCCTCGTCGTCCGACCCGACCGACGTGATCGCCCCGGGCAACGAGAAGTACAGCGTCAAGAACGCCATCGACTCCTGGATCGACGGCAACGCGGCCTACGGCATCACCGGCGGCTTCCCCGCCAACAAGCTGGTCCTGGGCTACGAGTTCTACTACCGCGGCTGGAAGGGCGTGCAGCCCGGCACCACCAACGGTCTCGCCCAGCCCGCCACCCTGGCCTCCGCCGCCCGTCCGACCAGCCAGCAGGCCGGCATCGCGCTCTACAAGGAGCTCGGCGGCATCGTCGACAACCCGGCGACCACCTTCTGGGACGACCAGGCCAAGGCCTCGTACTTCTTCAAGGACGGCGAGTTCTTCACCGGCCTGAACCAGAAGTCCATCCAGGCCCGGGTCGACTACGGCAAGCAGCGCGGCCTGGCCGGCGCGATGATGTACTCCCTGCTTGGCCTGGACGCCAACGCGACCCTGCTGAACCAGATCTCGGACTCCCTCGGCGGCACCACCCAGCCGCCGACCACCCCGCCGACCACGCCTCCCACCACCCCGCCCACGACGCCGCCGACGACCCCGCCGACCACGCCTCCGACGACGCCGCCCAGCACGGGCTGCACCGCCGCGGCCTACGTCCACGGCACCGTCTACACCGGTGGCAGCGAGGTCTCGTACAACGGCCGCAAGTACAAGGCCCAGTGGTGGACCCAGAACGAGGTGCCCGGCACCACCGGTGAATGGGGTGTCTGGAAGGACCTCGGCGCCTGCTGATCCCCCCCACCCCGCGCCGAGCGCCGGCCGCCCCCGTCCCCTTCCAGGGGCCGGGGGCGGCCGTGTCTTGCGCCGGGTCGTGGCTCCCGCTCAGACGGCGGGGTGCGGGGCGGGTCCCTCCGGTTGCCCGGGGTCGGTGCCCGTGACCGCTCCCGCGGCGGCAGCCACCTGGCGGCTGATGATGGCGGCGATCGCCTCCGGAGCCACCGCCCGGGAGTACAGCCAGCCCTGGCCGGTGTCGCAGCCGACGCGGCGCAGCCGGGCCGCCTGGCCGGCGGTCTCCACGCATTCCGCCGTCACCGTCAGGCCCAGCCGGTGCGCGAGCTGGACCAGGGCCTCGACGATGGTCTCGTCGGCCGGGTTCGGGTGGGCGCCCTCCTCGTAGCGGAAGCCGCGGACGAAGGAGCCGTCCAGCTTGAGCACCGAGACCGGCAGCCTGCTGAGGTAGGCGAGGTTCGAGTACCCGGTGCCGAAGTCGTCGATGGCGATCCGCACCCCCATGTCGCTCAGCGCCTGCAGGGCCTGGAGCGGCCGCCCGGCCGAGCCCATCACGGCCGACTCCGTCAGCTCCAGCTGCAGCAGCTGGGGCGCCAGGCCCGTCTCCGCGAGGATCTCGGCGACGTCGCCGACCAGGTCGGAGTCCCAGACCTGGCGCACCGCGACGTTGACGGACACGAAGACGGGGGAGTCGCTGGGCTGCTCGATCTGCCAGCGCCGCGCCTGCCGGCAGGCGGTCTGGAGCACCCACCGGCCCAACTGGACGATGGAGCCGTCCTCTTCGGCGATGCCGATGAACCGATTCGGCGTCAGCGTGCCGAACTGCGGGTGGTTCCAGCGCACCAGGGCCTCCACCCCGCGCACCACCCCGCTCTCCAGGTCCACGAGCGGCTGGTACTCCAGCGCGAACTCCCCCCGTTCCACGGCCGGCCGCAGCGTCGAGGACAGCGCCTGGCGGGTCATCCGGTGGGCGTTGCGCTCCGGGTCGAAGAGCGTCCAGCGGGCCTTGCCGTCCGCCTTGGCCCAGTACAGCGTGGTGTCCGCGGCCTGCATCAGCCCCGTCGCCGACGTTCCGGCCGCCGCCCGCTCCACCACCCCGATCGAGGCGGAGACCGACAGCCGCTGCCCGGCCAGGTCGAACGGCTCCTGTACGGCGGCCAGTACGCTCCGCGCCAGGTCCGCGAGTTGCTCGGTGCCGGTGGAATCCTCGACCAGCAGGGCGAACTCGTCGCCGCCGAGCCGTGCCACCAGGTGCCCGCCGGTGCGCCCGTAGCCGGACTGGTCGGCGCACTGGGTCAGCCGCTTGGCCACGGCGGTCAGCAGCCGGTCGCCGACCCGGTGGCCCAGGGTGTCGTTGACCGCCTTGAACCCGTCGAGGTCCAGGTAGCACAGCCCGATCCGGCCGGTGCCGCCGTGCTCGTACGAGGAGGCCTCCAGGGCGGCGGAGAGCCGCTCGAAGAACAGCGCGCGGTTGGCCAGCCGGGTGACCGGGTCGTGCATCTGGAGGTGGCGCAGGCGGGCCTGGAGGTCGCGCCGGTCGCTGATGTCGGCGACGGACAGCAGGACGTCACCCGTCCCGGGGACGGGCCCGAGGGTGATCTCGGTCCACAGGGAGTGCCCGTCGGGGTGCTTGAGGCGGCGGGTGCAGCGCAGCCGGGCCTGGCGGCCGCGCAGGACCTCCTGGTACGCCTGCCAGGTGCGGGCCTCGGAGGCCAGGTCCACCAGGTCGGCGGCGGACTGCCCGGCGAGGAGGTGCGGCTCGGAGCCGAGGAGGCCGGCGAGCGCCTGGTTGGCGAGGGTGACGTGGCCGGTGCGGTCGATGACGGCCATGGGGAGGTGGGCCGCGTTGAAGGCGGCCCGGTAGTCGGCCCTGTACTCGGCCCGGTACTCGGCCTGGTGGCCGGACCGGTGGGTGGCCTGACGGCCGGGCCCGTGACCGGTCGTGTGGCTCGTCGTGGGGGCTGTCGCGTGGCCCGTCGCGCGGTCCGTCGTGGGTCCGGCCAGGTGGTCGGTCGCGTGGTCGTCCCCGTGGTCGGCCGTCGGATCGGACGCGGCGTCGGCCGCGCGATCGTGCGGCGTGCACGCGGCACGGTCCGGGGTCGGCGTCGTCGCCGGTTCCGGGTGACGCTGCGTCATGGCCGGTCGGATGCTGTCGGCCGCCGAACCGGTTCCATCTGGGGTTCCGCTCACCGTTGGCTCCCGCAGTGCGTGTGAGTGTCCGTGCAGGAAAGTGTGCCGATCATAGAGGTTCCCGGACGGCCCTATCCAGCGGCGACGCCGTGCGGGGCGCGGGAGTTCGGCGTGATGACGGATCGTCGACGTGACGGCGACTGATCGTTTCCGCACGGCCGTGAGCATCCGACGCCCATCACTGATCCGACCTGATCGGTCGTGACTTTCCGTAGGCGAATGTGCGAAACCCGGCGTCACCGGCTTGCCCTAGTGCTCACTCGTGTGGGGCAGCGGAACAGGGCATTAGTAAGACAATCGCCCCAAGGTGGATGAAGAGGTACTAATCCACCACCGGAGGTCGATGTGCCGCGACAGCAGACACCCGGGGGAGTGGACCGCTCCCGCATGCGAACCACGGCGGCGGCGCTCACTTCCCTGACGGCGCTCGCCGCCATGTCGCTCGTCGCGGGACCCGCGGTCGCCGCCCCCGGAGCCGGACCCTGCGCGCTGACCCGTACCGCGGCACACCACTCCCTGGGCCTGGACAGCTGGAACGGCGCCTATCCCAAGCCCGAGCGGACCCTCAACGCGGTCATGGTCTTCCTCTCCTTCCCCGACCACCGCCCCACCCTGACCACCGACGAGCTCACCGCCGACTACTTCCCGGCGACCAGCGAGTTCTTCGAGCGGGCCTCCTACGGCCGCTTCCGCCTGGTCCCGCACCCGCAGAAGCAGTGGATCCAGATGCCGAAGCCGTCCGCCGCCTACGGCATACAGCGCGACTGGGCCCCGGCGGACCGGGCCGCCTACCTGCGCGACGCGGTGGCCGGGGCCGATCCGGCGGTGGACTTCGGCCGGTATGACGTCGTCTACTTCGTCGCGGACCCGGAGGCGCCCGGCGTCGACTCCGATGCCACCAAGGTCGTCAACTTCGAGCAGCCGATCCGGGCCGACGGCACCGACCTGCGCCGCATCGTCACGGTCTTCGAGAAGCACCCGCCGGACCGCAACGTGCTGGCCCACGAGACCGGGCACGTCTTCGACCTGCCGGACCTCTACCACCGGCCCTCCGACGGCAAGGGGGACTGGGACACGTACGTCGGTGACTGGGACGTCATGGGCAGCCAGTTCGGCATGGCCCCGGACCTCTTCGCCTGGCAGAAGTGGAAGCTCGGCTGGCTGGACGCCTCCCAGGTCGACTGTGTGGGAGCCGGCTCCTCCCTGCACACCCTCCAGCCGCTGTCCGAGGCCCCGCGCCCGGGCGGCACGGGCGGAACCCGGCTCGCGGTGGTCCGTACGGGCGCCGGCAGCGCGATCGCCGTCGAGGCGCGGGGCTCCGCCGGCAACGACGGGGACACCTGCACCGAGGGGGTGCTCATCTACCGGGTCCGCAACGAGGCGGCCTCCGGCGGCGGGCCGATCGAGGTCGTGGACGCGCACCCCGCCACCGAGGCCTGCTGGGACCGCTCGGTGTACCCGCCGCTGGCGGACGCGCCGCTGGAGGTGGGGGAGACCTTCACCGTCCCGGGCGAGGGGATCACCGTGGAAGTGGCGGACCGCACACAGTCGGGCGCGTACACGGTGAAGATCACGCGGGAGGAGCGGTAGGGGGCGCGGGACCCCGGACACGAAGAAGGCCCCCACTCGCGTGGGGGCCTTCTTCCGTCTGTGCGCCGCCAGGGACTCGAACCCCGGACCCGCTGATTAAGAGTCAGCTGCTCTAACCAACTGAGCTAGCGGCGCTTGGTGACGAGGAAGACATTAGCACCCCGGGCGGCGATCGGAAAAATCGATATCCGCAGCTCGGGTGGCACGGACGAACGCCCACAGCAGAGCCTCCGGCCCGGGCAGCCACGGCAGCCGGGTATCGGGCGCCACGAGCCAGCGCGAGGGCCCCCCGTCGGCGGCCAGCGGGGGCACGGTGACGGCGTCGCCGCGGCCGTGGCAGAGCGGGGCGGGTACGGGGGTGTTCCACTCCTCCCAGGCCAGCAGGGCCGGGAGGCGGTGGGCGGTGCCGGGGGCGGCGAAGAGCAGGGTCCGCCCGCGGTGGACGGCGGCCGGGCCCGAGCCGGGGCCTTCGGCCCAGAGCAGGTCGAGCATCCGGCGTCCGAGGACGAGGGGGACGTTGACGACGTCGAAGGCGGTCCCGCAGGGCAGCACGGCGGGCGCGGTGGGCCGGGCCTGCCAGGCTGCCAGCGTGCCTCCGGGCTGGGCGGAGGCCGAGGCCAGCCAGGCTGCGCCGGCCGGGGTGACGTGGGTCGCGGAGGCGGTCGTCGTCGTCCGCAGGTCGAGCGCGGGGCAGCCGGTCAGGGTCGTCATGTCTTCAGGTCTACCCGGAGTGGCGAACCGATCTCCGGGAGTTACGGGAAACCGGGACAGGCCGGGTGGGACTGGGGTATGTTGCGCCCCGCATATGCCAGAGGTCGCGGCCGGGCGCGACCTCAGGTGCCCTCGGGGGCGGTGCCGCGCAGCAGGGGCTCGCCGAACTCGATCATCTTGCGGGCGTAGTCCTCGGTCCACTCCGCCTGCTCCGCGATCGTCGCCGCCGAGAGCCGGTCGAACCGCCGGGGATCCGCGAGCTGCGCCGCCGCCACCGCCTGGAACTCCACCGCCCGTTCCTGCGCGGCGCGGAAGGCCAGGGTCAGCTCCGTCGCCCGGACCAGCAGTTCCCGCGGGTCGTCGATCGATTCGAGGTCGAAGAAGTGCTCCGGGTCCGTGACGGTCTCCGACGGCTCGAAGAGCAACTGCGCGGGCCGCAGCCTCCGCTCGGTCCGCTCGGGCTCTGCCATGCGTGTCCTCCTGCTGGACGTGGGGGAAGCCTCCCGGCCGGGAGGCCCCCGGGTCGAAAGGCTTCCGGGTCGAAAGCTTCCGGGCCACCGTCCATTGTCCAGCTTCGCGCAAGGGTGCCCGAGGGTCCCGGCGCATGGGCTAGAACGTGCGTATGACCGATGGTGTGCACGAGACGCTGGACAAGCTCTGCGACGAGGGCATCGAGCAGGTGATCGGCTGGCGCCGCCACCTCCACCGAAATCCGGAGCTGCCCAACCGGGAGGCCGCCACCGCGCGGCTCGTGGCGCGGGAGCTCGCCGCGTTCGGGCTGGACGAGGTGCGGACCGGCATCGCCGGGCACGGAGTGGTCGGGGTGCTGCGCGGCGGCCTGCCCGGGGACCGGGTGGCGGCGCTGCGGGCCGACATGGACGCGCTGCCCGTCCCCGACCGCTGCGGCGCGGACTTCGCCGCCACCGGGCAGGCCTCGCACGCCTGCGGCCACGACTGCCACACCGCGATGCTCCTCGGAGCCGCGCGCGCACTGGCCGACGTACGGGTGCGGGAACGGCTGCCCGGGACCGTGCTGTTCGTGTTCCAGCCCGCCGAGGAGGGCCCGCCGGTCGGCGAGGAGGGCGGGGCGCGCCTGATGGTGGCCGAGGGGGCCTTCGACGACCCCGTCCCCACGATGGCCTTCGGCATGCACGTCACCCCGCACCCCAAGGGCTGGGTGGGCTACAAGTCCGGCCCGATGTACGGGGCCTCCTGCCTGGTCCGCGTCACCGTCACCGGCCGGCAGTCCCACGCCTCCTCGCCCTGGTACGGCATCGACCCGATGCCCGCCGTCGGGGCGCTGCTGACCGGGATCGGCCAGCTGTACCGGCAGGTCTCGGCGTTCTCCCCGGTCACGGTCTCCATCGGCCACATCGAGGACGTCGGCCGGTACAACGTCATCGGTGAAACGGTCACCTTGTGGGGCACGATCCGCTGCGCCGAGGAGCGGGACATGGCCGAGGTCAAACGCCGGCTGACGGTGCTGGCCGAGCACACGGCCGAGGCCTACGGGGCCTCCGCGACCGTCGAGCTGCTCCAGGACGTGCCCGCCGTGCGCAACGACGCGGCCTGGGTCGAGGCCGCGCTGCCCACCCTGCGCCGGGTCGCGGGCACGGACCGGGTGGTGGAGGTCGGCGGCACGCTCGGCTACGACGACGTCTCCGAGCTCATCC harbors:
- a CDS encoding putative bifunctional diguanylate cyclase/phosphodiesterase, translated to MTQRHPEPATTPTPDRAACTPHDRAADAASDPTADHGDDHATDHLAGPTTDRATGHATAPTTSHTTGHGPGRQATHRSGHQAEYRAEYRADYRAAFNAAHLPMAVIDRTGHVTLANQALAGLLGSEPHLLAGQSAADLVDLASEARTWQAYQEVLRGRQARLRCTRRLKHPDGHSLWTEITLGPVPGTGDVLLSVADISDRRDLQARLRHLQMHDPVTRLANRALFFERLSAALEASSYEHGGTGRIGLCYLDLDGFKAVNDTLGHRVGDRLLTAVAKRLTQCADQSGYGRTGGHLVARLGGDEFALLVEDSTGTEQLADLARSVLAAVQEPFDLAGQRLSVSASIGVVERAAAGTSATGLMQAADTTLYWAKADGKARWTLFDPERNAHRMTRQALSSTLRPAVERGEFALEYQPLVDLESGVVRGVEALVRWNHPQFGTLTPNRFIGIAEEDGSIVQLGRWVLQTACRQARRWQIEQPSDSPVFVSVNVAVRQVWDSDLVGDVAEILAETGLAPQLLQLELTESAVMGSAGRPLQALQALSDMGVRIAIDDFGTGYSNLAYLSRLPVSVLKLDGSFVRGFRYEEGAHPNPADETIVEALVQLAHRLGLTVTAECVETAGQAARLRRVGCDTGQGWLYSRAVAPEAIAAIISRQVAAAAGAVTGTDPGQPEGPAPHPAV
- a CDS encoding M6 family metalloprotease domain-containing protein, which gives rise to MPRQQTPGGVDRSRMRTTAAALTSLTALAAMSLVAGPAVAAPGAGPCALTRTAAHHSLGLDSWNGAYPKPERTLNAVMVFLSFPDHRPTLTTDELTADYFPATSEFFERASYGRFRLVPHPQKQWIQMPKPSAAYGIQRDWAPADRAAYLRDAVAGADPAVDFGRYDVVYFVADPEAPGVDSDATKVVNFEQPIRADGTDLRRIVTVFEKHPPDRNVLAHETGHVFDLPDLYHRPSDGKGDWDTYVGDWDVMGSQFGMAPDLFAWQKWKLGWLDASQVDCVGAGSSLHTLQPLSEAPRPGGTGGTRLAVVRTGAGSAIAVEARGSAGNDGDTCTEGVLIYRVRNEAASGGGPIEVVDAHPATEACWDRSVYPPLADAPLEVGETFTVPGEGITVEVADRTQSGAYTVKITREER
- a CDS encoding glycosyl hydrolase family 18 protein — translated: MHIRKSLIAAAATAALAGGTLAAFAGLTTASAAEAGTTATAGNVKIAYYDQWSVYGNAFYPKHLDTRGIAGKLDVINYSFGNIHPTNLTCFEANKAAGDDNNPNAGDGAGDSYADYQKSFSAADSVSGVADKWDQPIVGVFNQFKQLKAKYPNLKINISLGGWTYSKYFSDAAKTDASRKKLVSSCIDQYIKGNLPVEGGYGGAGSAAGIFDGIDIDWEYPGSSGGHLGNHYAPEDKQNFTLLLKEFRTQLDAHGAANGGKKYLLTSALPAGQDKIKYIETDKIGAYLDYANIMTYDMHGAWDSDGPTYHQSPLLPSSSDPTDVIAPGNEKYSVKNAIDSWIDGNAAYGITGGFPANKLVLGYEFYYRGWKGVQPGTTNGLAQPATLASAARPTSQQAGIALYKELGGIVDNPATTFWDDQAKASYFFKDGEFFTGLNQKSIQARVDYGKQRGLAGAMMYSLLGLDANATLLNQISDSLGGTTQPPTTPPTTPPTTPPTTPPTTPPTTPPTTPPSTGCTAAAYVHGTVYTGGSEVSYNGRKYKAQWWTQNEVPGTTGEWGVWKDLGAC
- a CDS encoding M20 metallopeptidase family protein, whose translation is MTDGVHETLDKLCDEGIEQVIGWRRHLHRNPELPNREAATARLVARELAAFGLDEVRTGIAGHGVVGVLRGGLPGDRVAALRADMDALPVPDRCGADFAATGQASHACGHDCHTAMLLGAARALADVRVRERLPGTVLFVFQPAEEGPPVGEEGGARLMVAEGAFDDPVPTMAFGMHVTPHPKGWVGYKSGPMYGASCLVRVTVTGRQSHASSPWYGIDPMPAVGALLTGIGQLYRQVSAFSPVTVSIGHIEDVGRYNVIGETVTLWGTIRCAEERDMAEVKRRLTVLAEHTAEAYGASATVELLQDVPAVRNDAAWVEAALPTLRRVAGTDRVVEVGGTLGYDDVSELILRFGGLYVMLGVQDTALDPASGEPVAVPGGRGLVGNHHPAFYADDDTLITGVRLHAHAAYDHLTGALVTR